A single Anopheles maculipalpis chromosome 3RL, idAnoMacuDA_375_x, whole genome shotgun sequence DNA region contains:
- the LOC126562578 gene encoding retinaldehyde-binding protein 1-like, whose translation MHYEDEEMEKRPQEYAPYRSTLDDRDRAHAAEELHENEDTRDASIAQLREFIAKHPQIVRCRTDPVFLLRFLRYRKFNVAEACATLEGGLAFLMRMRTLYGEEVNTFHPNVQRMLDLDAIVPLGLDRKRRMVILVRVGAMDPKDTTALLQMRLGALVINTCLEYERTQVHGTVWIVDCSGMTMGHVGAWGLSEVKMMADSINEVVTMFVKEVHMVQVPRITWIMLDLLLPLLSPKIRDRFKFHRTQDELRSAIDVSILPTTYGGEQSFKQAVENFRDMFDAQTRWFKLEEQFLMDLSIPAPGTGGRTARNNQRNEFPGEESMVGSFRKLTVD comes from the exons ATGCACTACGAAGacgaagaaatggaaaaacgtCCACAAGAGTACGCGCCATACCGTTCGACGCTCGATGATCGCGATCGTGCGCACGCTGCCGAGGAACTGCACGAAAACGAAGACACCCGGGACGCGTCCATCGCCCAGTTGCGTGAATTTATCGCCAAACACCCACAGATCGTACGATGTCGCACAGATCCGGTGTTTCTTTTGCGATTTCTTCGCTATCGGAAGTTTAATGTGGCCGAAGCGTGCGCCACGTTAGAGGGTGGCCTTGCGTTTCTGATGCGCATGAGAACACTGTACGGCGAGGAGGTCAACACATTCCACCCAAATGTGCAGCGTATGCTCGATCTGGATGCGATCGTACCGCTTGGGCTCGATCGCAAACGGCGCATGGTGATCCTGGTGCGCGTTGGTGCGATGGATCCGAAGGACACAACGGCTTTGCTGCAGATGCGACTGGGAGCGTTGGTGATAAATACGTGCCTGGAGTACGAGCGGACACAGGTGCACGGGACGGTTTGGATAGTGGACTGTTCCGGCATGACGATGGGGCACGTGGGCGCTTGGGGACTGAGTGAGGTGAAGATGATGGCCGACTCGATCAATGAGGTGGTGACGATGTTCGTGAAGGAAGTGCATATGGTGCAGGTGCCACGAATTACCTGGATAATGCTGGACTTGCTGCTACCGTTGCTGAGTCCTAAGATACGGGATCGGTTCAAG TTCCATCGTACACAAGACGAACTGCGCAGCGCGATCGATGTATCGATCCTACCCACCACCTACGGTGGCGAGCAAAGCTTCAAACAGGCTGTCGAGAACTTTCGAGACATGTTCGACGCACAAACGCGTTGGTTTAAGCTCGAGGAGCAGTTCCTGATGGATCTTTCCATACCGGCGCCAGGTACGGGTGGCCGTACGGCACGCAACAACCAGCGGAACGAGTTCCCGGGTGAAGAGTCCATGGTTGGTAGCTTCCGGAAGTTGACCGTCGATTGA
- the LOC126563542 gene encoding uncharacterized PE-PGRS family protein PE_PGRS54, producing the protein MERPTRWALILFALCATTVQTAILNSNPSEDISNSIDLTNNPLSRVKRNGNIRGNFRGQTQSQYLHFGNSQDGKAEAEATQHSSRAVVVGSNGMGQAQSQSLGGDCTSCYGAVDGGGSYVYDSRPDPLKVPGDKLRLPEAYDTGSNGHSMRPSGGLDAYGRPGGTGLDAYGRPVDGHGRPIGGPGTEGSGVGTHGRHPHGGTGFDGHGRPSGGPGMGGVDVDGYGRPSGGPGTGGPVVDAHGRPIGGPGTGGSGVDAHGRPIGGPGTGGSGVDAHGRPIGGPGTGRPGVDAHGRPIGGSGTGGTGVDAHGRPIGGPGTGGSGHGRPIGGPGTGGSGVDAYGRPLGGPGTGGSGVDAHGRPIGGPGTGGSGVDAHGRPVGGPGSGGSGVDAHGRPVGGPGVGGSGVDAHGRPIGGPGTGGSGVDAHGRPIGGPGTGGSGVDAHGRPIGGPVTGGSGVDAHGRPIGGPGTGGSVVDAYGRPIGGPGTGGSGVDAYGRPIGGPGVDVHGRPVEGTGTGGIDTNGRVSGGPGGPDASGRPGTGGPGVDGHGRPVGGPGPGTNGRGRPTGDAGTGAGGVDAYGRPIGSPAVDAQGRPIGGFDAQGRPLGIGHGRPVGGVPGTGHDASGRPVGGHGPHPHLVGPPLPGAGVHGVYPSAPHTVTLPGQDHTVVNPTGGLTVLVGTGHSKQTVIGSDSRLDGHGPVKIIPGPPDSHGPPKQTVYAHPGGVTVLVGTGGAQQTVHHLPVHGGQPRTGPQTVIHPGTVGYPGQYPGGAGHYPGSTGVGGQYPTGTGGVGTGTGSLPGTGIQHPGGTVGGQQPGMVGGPGTGQYPGTGQYPGSSQYPGGPGSAGSGVGAGQYPGGVTGGTGQQPGGAGQYPEGVGTGQYPVGTGGGSGQYPAGGGTGTSPYPGGVGQYPGGAGGGVAGGQYPGGTGAGQYPSGTGTGQYPGGTGTGTGQHPGGSGVGTGGTGAGTGQYPGGTGVGTGQYPGGTGTGAGQYPGDTGAGTGQYPGGTGAGTGQYPGGTGAGTGRYPGGTGAGTGQYPVGTGTGAGQYPAGTGAGTGQYPGGTGAGTGQYPGGTGVGTGQYPAGTGTGTGQYPGGTGTGAGQYPGGAGQYPGGTGVGTGQYPGGAGQYPGGTGTGTGQYPGGTGVGTGQYPGGTGIGAGQYPGGTGQYPGGTGVGTGQYPDGSGQYPGGTGAGTGQYPGGTGTGAGQYPGGTGTGAGQYPGGAGTGTYPGGVGSGQYPGGVGTGTGTGAGGLYPGGVGTGTGAGGLYPGTGTGGTGYYPAGTGTGGSALDQYPSTIDQGAGGGGLPPQSIQLPEEEDDSFSQAESSVKNGEVMASAQGRKNGGTAQTQVSGTYTGTGSFSASAQTSDKDRAAQAQVSGGKEGAMSSAQGTGGVGKSQSLVQVDSKTGGTSATSQSGGLGHESQSEVVANEKGGLADAQSSGPGQTSSQAQIGFRPQGEGVVDQQNIFNGGGQASAQSGAHSGQSQSQISGNFKFGIAYHGAAQAASGTKEQVNTYREKSKPLFQSIGLFGKSIGSTVRKESVDTNGMRTRTSEQSLVNFISTTPPPGEEEEYEDVDEEEEDYDEEYETTPKITRSGDKVTTEPKTPAKTTPVAYVVTEPSTVTVRTNGNGRVFTQGGPTQKQTAFVPHGDNFRLVQTQNGRSTVHAVTTERSQQTVVNAVSTTPKYTTRYLSTKKDTPPTTTKTVTADGVEEGPEPDSPTQKTGHPDSYISVTKQVTGIDEKSKVPAIPGKNYESTYYTKSSTCGYFTFSCNIVYGENGRSKICRPKPPANGKC; encoded by the exons ATGGAGCGCCCTACGCGCTGGGCGCTTATATTGTTTGCGCTTTGCGCAACGACAGTACAAACGGCAATTTTGAATTCT AATCCTTCAGAGGACATTTCGAACTCGATAGACCTAACAAACAACCCGCTGTCCAGAGTGAAACGGAATGGCAATATTCGTGGAAA TTTCCGTGGTCAGACCCAATCGCAGTATCTGCACTTTGGCAACAGTCAAGATGGCAAAGCTGAAGCAGAAGCCACACAGCATAGCTCCAGGGCGGTAGTAG TTGGTTCCAACGGTATGGGACAAGCACAGAGCCAATCGCTTGGCGGTGACTGCACTTCATGCTACGGAGCGGTTGATGGTGGCGGCAGCTACGTTTATG ACAGCAGACCCGACCCTCTCAAAGTGCCAGGGGATAAGCTACGCTTACCGGAGGCGTACGATACCGGTTCCAACGGACACTCCATGAGACCTAGCGGTGGGCTCGATGCTTACGGTCGTCCAGGTGGAACCGGGTTGGATGCTTACGGGCGTCCAGTGGACGGTCATGGGAGACCTATTGGCGGCCCTGGTACGGAAGGATCTGGTGTTGGAACCCATGGTCGACATCCACATGGAGGAACTGGATTCGATGGTCATGGTAGACCGAGTGGTGGACCAGGCATGGGAGGGGTCGATGTAGATGGATATGGTAGACCGAGTGGTGGACCAGGAACAGGAGGACCCGTCGTTGATGCGCATGGACGACCGATTGGTGGGCCGGGAACTGGAGGATCCGGGGTTGACGCTCATGGAAGGCCAATCGGAGGACCAGGAACTGGTGGATCTGGTGTTGACGCTCATGGAAGACCGATTGGTGGGCCAGGAACAGGAAGACCAGGTGTGGATGCTCATGGAAGACCGATTGGTGGATCAGGAACAGGTGGAACCGGTGTAGATGCACATGGAAGGCCAATTGGCGGACCAGGAACCGGAGGATCAGGT CATGGACGACCTATAGGAGGACCAGGAACTGGTGGTTCCGGTGTTGATGCTTATGGAAGACCTTTGGGCGGTCCTGGTACAGGAGGATCAGGCGTAGACGCTCATGGACGTCCTATTGGAGGTCCTGGTACTGGTGGGTCTGGTGTTGACGCTCATGGAAGACCTGTTGGAGGACCTGGTAGTGGTGGATCTGGTGTTGACGCTCATGGAAGACCTGTTGGGGGACCCGGTGTTGGTGGATCAGGCGTGGATGCACACGGAAGACCGATTGGAGGTCCTGGAACTGGTGGATCAGGCGTGGATGCACACGGAAGACCGATTGGAGGTCCTGGAACTGGTGGATCAGGCGTGGATGCACACGGAAGACCGATTGGTGGTCCTGTTACTGGTGGATCAGGCGTGGATGCACACGGAAGACCGATTGGAGGTCCCGGAACTGGTGGATCAGTTGTGGACGCTTATGGAAGACCCATCGGAGGACCAGGTACTGGTGGATCAGGAGTTGATGCATATGGAAGACCAATTGGAGGACCAGGCGTTGATGTGCATGGTAGGCCAGTAGAAGGCACTGGAACCGGAGGAATAGATACAAATGGACGAGTTTCTGGAGGACCAGGAGGTCCAGATGCTTCAGGGAGACCGGGCACTGGAGGACCAGGTGTTGATGGTCATGGCAGACCAGTAGGAGGCCCTGGACCAGGTACAAATGGACGTGGTAGACCAACTGGAGATGCAGGCACAGGTGCTGGAGGTGTAGATGCGTATGGCAGACCGATTGGAAGTCCAGCAGTCGATGCACAAGGAAGACCAATCGGTGGATTTGATGCACAGGGAAGACCTCTCGGTATTGGCCATGGTCGGCCTGTTGGTGGAGTACCTGGTACAGGACATGACGCTAGTGGAAGACCGGTCGGTGGTCATGGTCCTCATCCTCATCTTGTAGGACCGCCTCTGCCGGGAGCTGGAGTACATGGTGTCTATCCTTCAGCTCCACACACTGTGACTCTGCCAGGCCAGGATCATACCGTTGTCAACCCTACTGGCGGTTTAACTGTTTTAGTTGGCACGGGTCACTCAAAGCAAACTGTGATTGGCTCCGATAGTAGATTAGATGGTCACGGCCCAGTGAAAATCATTCCTGGCCCTCCCGACAGCCATGGACCTCCGAAACAAACGGTTTACGCACATCCTGGTGGTGTTACAGTACTGGTAGGGACGGGTGGTGCACAACAAACCGTGCATCATCTTCCAGTGCATGGAGGACAACCTAGAACAGGCCCGCAAACAGTTATTCACCCAGGCACCGTTGGATATCCAGGTCAGTATCCTGGTGGGGCAGGACATTACCCAGGATCTACTGGGGTCGGTGGTCAATATCCAACTGGCACTGGAGGAGTGGGAACAGGAACAGGATCATTACCCGGAACTGGAATACAACATCCAGGAG GTACAGTAGGAGGACAACAGCCAGGCATGGTTGGAGGACCAGGGACTGGACAATATCCTGGCACAGGTCAGTATCCTGGTAGTTCTCAATACCCTGGAGGACCTGGATCAGCTGGAAGTGGAGTGGGTGCAGGACAATATCCAGGAGGAGTTACAGGAGGCACTGGACAACAACCTGGTGGTGCTGGCCAGTATCCAGAAGGTGTTGGAACAGGTCAATATCCTGTAGGTACGGGAGGGGGATCTGGACAATATCCAGCAGGTGGTGGCACTGGTACTAGCCCATATCCTGGTGGGGTTGGTCAATATCCCGGTGGCGCTGGAGGAGGCGTAGCAGGTGGACAGTATCCAGGAGGTACTGGAGCAGGCCAGTATCCTTCAGGAACTGGTACAG GTCAATATCCCGGAGGTACCGGTACAGGAACAGGTCAACACCCGGGAGGCTCTGGAGTTGGCACAG GTGGTACTGGAGCTGGAACAGGACAGTATCCTGGCGGCACTGGAGTAGGAACTGGTCAATATCCTGGTGGCACTGGAACAGGAGCTGGCCAATATCCTGGTGACACCGGAGCAGGCACAGGACAATATCCCGGTGGCACTGGAGCAGGAACAGGACAGTACCCTGGTGGCACTGGTGCAGGCACGGGACGATATCCTGGTGGCACCGGAGCAGGCACGGGGCAGTACCCTGTTGGCACTGGAACAGGAGCTGGTCAATATCCTGCTGGCACTGGAGCAGGCACAGGACAGTATCCAGGTGGCACTGGAGCAGGAACAGGACAGTACCCCGGTGGCACTGGAGTAGGCACAGGACAATATCCTGCTGGCACAGGCACAGGTACAGGACAGTATCCTGGTGGCACTGGAACAGGAGCTGGACAATATCCTGGTGGAGCTGGTCAATATCCAGGAGGCACTGGAGTGGGAACAGGTCAATATCCTGGAGGAGCTGGACAATATCCTGGTGGCACTGGAACAGGAACTGGTCAATATCCTGGAGGCACTGGAGTAGGAACTGGTCAATATCCTGGAGGCACTGGTATAGGGGCAGGTCAATACCCTGGTGGAACTGGACAATATCCTGGAGGCACAGGAGTAGGCACAGGTCAATATCCTGACGGTTCTGGACAATATCCTGGTGGAACTGGCGCAGGAACAGGACAGTATCCTGGTGGAACTGGAACAGGAGCAGGCCAATATCCAGGCGGAACTGGAACAGGAGCAGGTCAATATCCTGGAGGAGCAGGAACCGGCACCTATCCGGGAGGTGTTGGATCTGGACAGTATCCAGGAGGAGTCGGAACAGGTACTGGGACAGGTGCAGGCGGTCTATATCCGGGAGGAGTTGGTACGGGAACGGGTGCAGGCGGTCTATACCCGGGCACAGGTACAGGAGGGACAGGTTACTATCCGGCAGGAACAGGCACCGGTGGATCTGCTCTCGATCAATATCCATCAACCATTGACCAGGGAGCCGGAGGTGGTGGTTTACCACCGCAATCCATTCAATTGCCAGAGGAAGAAGATGACTCATTCTCACAAGCCGAATCGTCAGTCAAGAATGGAGAAGTGATGGCTTCCGCACAAGGACGCAAGAATGGGGGCACTGCCCAGACGCAGGTGTCCGGTACGTACACGGGTACCGGTTCGTTTAGTGCCAGTGCTCAAACCAGCGACAAGGACCGTGCAGCACAGGCACAAGTCTCGGGCGGAAAGGAAGGTGCCATGAGTTCTGCCCAAGGTACGGGTGGAGTTGGCAAATCGCAATCGTTGGTCCAGGTTGATTCGAAGACGGGTGGCACATCGGCAACGTCCCAGAGTGGAGGCTTAGGGCACGAGAGTCAATCGGAGGTGGTGGCTAATGAGAAGGGTGGTTTGGCCGATGCACAATCAAGCGGACCTGGACAAACTTCTTCCCAGGCGCAGATAGGTTTCCGTCCGCAGGGTGAAGGTGTTGTTGATcagcaaaatattttcaacgGAGGTGGACAAGCATCCGCGCAGTCGGGTGCTCACTCGGGCCAGAGTCAGTCGCAAATTAGTGGCAACTTCAA GTTTGGCATTGCATACCACGGAGCGGCACAGGCAGCTTCTGGCACGAAGGAACAGGTGAACACGTATCGTGAGAAGAGCAAACCGCTGTTCCAATCGATTGGACTGTTTGGAAAATCTATTGG TTCCACGGTCAGAAAGGAATCTGTAGACACCAACGGTATGCGGACTCGAACGTCTGAGCAAAGTTTAG TGAACTTCATCAGTACCACGCCTCCTCCCGGTGAAGAGGAAGAGTACGAAGATGTCgatgaagaggaggaagacTATGACGAAGAGTACGAAACCACGCCAAAGATAACGCGCAGTGGCGATAAGGTGACAACGGAACCTAAAACCCCGGCAAAAACAACTCCCGTAGCTTATGTGGTCACCGAACCGTCCACCGTAACGGTGCGCACGAATGGAAATGGACGAGTTTTCACCCAAGGTGGACCAACTCAGAAGCAAACGGCATTCGTACCGCACGGCGATAACTTCCGGCTAGTTCAGACACAAAATGGCCGTTCGACGGTACACGCTGTGACGACGGAACG
- the LOC126562582 gene encoding clavesin-2-like has protein sequence MPSDELVVLPAPNLDKAPARYDNEIDELDAHCQQLARDFLRENPTIREQSLAQLRDWIAKHPSIKRCRTDARFLLRFLRTKKYSFINASHMLERYLSCRVVHPHWFKGLDIEDREMCSLVEAGFLYPLLEKDARGRTVIFGDAGTLDPKVYTVGHGSRMHMLVGETLYDDASVQCAGFVLVYDLSGITMGMLGLVTLNDIRDLATYLNNAVPMRIQELHFVNTPSLALKIANYTLALMNEKLRNRIMCHRSWEDLHKKVDKRLIPQEYGGVIPKDEHIAAFKKRCHIYRPQLLALDEMDFEVGRDLDSCKKSIAAEIETGTIGSFRKLQLD, from the exons ATGCCGAGTGACGAGCTAGTGGTGCTTCCGGCACCGAACCTCGATAAAGCCCCCGCCCGCTACGATAACGAGATCGACGAGCTGGATGCACACTGTCAGCAATTAGCGCGGGACTTTCTGCGCGAAAACCCGACTATCCGTGAGCAGAGCCTGGCGCAGTTGCGTGACTGGATCGCGAAGCATCCGAGCATTAAGCGGTGCCGTACCGATGCACGCTTTCTGTTGCGCTTCCTGCGCACGAAGAAGTACTCGTTCATCAATGCGTCCCACATGCTGGAGCGTTATCTGTCGTGTCGTGTGGTACATCCGCATTGGTTTAAGGGACTGGACATTGAAGATCGCGAGATGTGTAGCCTGGTGGAGGCAGGGTTTTTGTATCCGTTGCTGGAGAAGGATGCTCGCGGTAGGACAGTGATTTTTGGCGATGCGGGCACGCTCGACCCGAAAGTGTACACCGTTGGGCACGGGAGCCGGATGCACATGTTGGTGGGTGAAACGTTGTACGATGACGCGTCGGTGCAGTGTGCTGGGTTTGTGTTGGTGTACGATCTTTCTGGGATTACGATGGGAATGTTGGGACTGGTGACGTTGAACGATATTCGTGATCTTGCGACGTACCTCAACAACGCTGTGCCGATGCGTATTCAGGAGCTTCACTTTGTCAACACACCGAGCCTGGCGCTGAAGATAGCCAACTACACGTTGGCCCTGATGAACGAGAAACTGCGCAATCGTATCATG TGTCATCGCAGTTGGGAGGATCttcacaaaaaggtggacaaaCGATTGATTCCCCAGGAGTACGGTGGCGTTATCCCGAAGGATGAACACATTGCGGCATTCAAGAAGCGTTGCCACATCTACCGTCCACAGTTGCTCGCACTGGACGAGATGGACTTTGAGGTTGGACGAGATTTGGACAGTTGTAAAAAGTCGATCGCGGCTGAGATTGAAACAGGCACCATTGGAAGCTTCCGCAAGTTGCAGCTAGACTAG
- the LOC126562598 gene encoding alpha-tocopherol transfer protein-like has protein sequence MDNDTTVYSNCASPASYQQYTWTLTDKLRKTAKSELREDEHLRAQGLAQMREFIAKSPHIKRCRTDALFLLRFLRTKKYSIPQACAMLEKYLTVRQANPAWYHRMDIEDPEIEAIIDGGYIVPLPERDDHGRQVVLSVAGNLDLSRVSSALLAKVHFMVQEVLADDEQSQICGYVHCVDERELSMKLMGMWSLVDIKKVADCIQNGLPNRINGFNLIGLPSTAATLLEFCVSLLSDKLRKRINLFRTVDDFAGKINRKILPKEYGGTVPMADMIAQFKERCRQKRAQLLAMDEMCIELSKVPGHCADSCRRDMEAGMIGSFRKLEVD, from the exons ATGGATAACGACACGACGGTCTACAGCAACTGTGCCAGCCCGGCCAGCTACCAGCAGTACACCTGGACGCTAACGGACAAGCTGCGTAAGACAGCCAAATCGGAGCTGCGCGAGGACGAACATCTGCGAGCGCAAGGTTTGGCGCAGATGCGCGAGTTCATCGCCAAGAGTCCACACATCAAGCGCTGCCGCACCGACGCACTGTTTCTGCTTCGGTTTCTCCGCACGAAGAAGTACTCGATCCCGCAGGCGTGCGCCATGCTGGAGAAGTATCTCACCGTGCGCCAGGCCAACCCGGCCTGGTACCATCGGATGGATATAGAGGATCCGGAAATTGAGGCAATCATCGACGGCGGGTACATTGTGCCGCTGCCCGAGCGTGACGATCATGGCCGGCAGGTGGTACTGTCGGTGGCGGGAAATCTTGATCTGAGTCGGGTGTCTTCCGCACTGTTGGCGAAGGTTCACTTCATGGTGCAGGAGGTGCTGGCGGACGATGAGCAGTCACAGATCTGTGGCTACGTGCACTGTGTGGATGAGCGGGAGCTGTCGATGAAGCTGATGGGCATGTGGTCGCTGGTGGACATTAAGAAGGTGGCCGATTGCATACAGAACGGGCTGCCGAATCGTATCAATGGATTTAATCTGATCGGTCTACCGTCAACGGCTGCCACGCTGCTCGAGTTCTGCGTCTCACTGTTGAGTGATAAGCTGCGCAAGCGAATCAAC CTTTTCCGCACCGTGGACGACTTTGCTGGCAAGATAAATCGCAAAATTCTACCCAAGGAGTATGGTGGCACTGTGCCAATGGCGGACATGATCGCACAATTCAAGGAACGCTGCCGCCAGAAGCGAGCCCAGCTCTTGGCTATGGATGAGATGTGCATCGAACTGTCAAAGGTACCGGGACATTGTGCGGATTCGTGCCGTCGGGATATGGAGGCTGGTATGATCGGAAGCTTCCGCAAGCTGGAGGTCGATTAA
- the LOC126562601 gene encoding alpha-tocopherol transfer protein-like, translated as MTVTYGVEKCPDTFDEYRCNLPEQYRKLAAEQLREDDLIRKQAIDQMRQWIAKHPYIRRCRTDSVFLLRFLRQRKFSIPKACEMLERYLALRQTFPHWFQGLDPYDKTMQTLGEEEVFHVLGFDAKGQIVILIKSRNFRVDKYDLVDLIRFLHMNMEILSCDELVQVAGVVLVVDCYEASMAHFTLFRLSEMRNIGPYINHLLPIRCREIHVIRLPKVAASIVDLLFTYVSPKLKHRFFFHKTINEAVSYLGKTLLPTEYTEEIEEPKALTHVYSKRIRESREELQLLDQMEIDVAKFSSVWSKTGCAPGGIDAGMVGSFRKLDID; from the exons ATGACGGTCACGTACGGTGTCGAGAAGTGTCCGGACACGTTCGACGAGTATCGGTGCAATCTGCCGGAGCAGTACCGGAAGCTGGCGGCTGAGCAGCTCCGCGAGGATGATCTGATCCGGAAGCAGGCGATCGACCAGATGCGCCAGTGGATTGCGAAACACCCGTACATCCGGCGGTGCCGTACGGATTCGGTGTTTTTGCTACGCTTTCTGCGCCAGCGCAAGTTCTCCATCCCGAAGGCGTGCGAAATGTTGGAGCGCTATCTAGCCCTGCGCCAAACGTTCCCGCACTGGTTCCAGGGTCTGGATCCGTACGACAAGACGATGCAGACGCTCGGCGAGGAGGAGGTGTTCCATGTGCTGGGGTTCGATGCGAAGGGCCAGATCGTGATACTGATCAAGTCGCGCAATTTCCGCGTGGACAAGTACGATCTGGTCGATCTGATACGGTTTCTGCACATGAACATGGAGATCCTGTCGTGCGATGAGCTGGTGCAGGTGGCGGGCGTCGTACTGGTGGTCGACTGCTACGAAGCGTCCATGGCCCACTTCACGCTGTTCCGGCTGAGCGAGATGCGCAACATAGGACCGTACATCAATCACCTGCTACCGATCCGTTGCCGGGAAATTCACGTTATCCGGCTGCCGAAGGTGGCCGCCTCGATCGTCGACCTGCTGTTCACCTACGTCAGTCCGAAGCTGAAGCATCGATTCTTT TTCCACAAGACGATCAACGAAGCGGTGAGCTACCTGGGCAAGACGCTACTACCGACCGAGTACACCGAGGAAATCGAAGAACCAAAAGCCCTCACACACGTCTACAGCAAGCGCATCCGCGAAAGCCGCGAAGAGTTACAGCTGCTGGATCAGATGGAGATCGATGTGGCGAAGTTTTCGTCCGTCTGGAGCAAGACCGGATGTGCACCGGGCGGTATCGATGCAGGGATGGTGGGCAGCTTCCGCAAGCTGGACATCGATTGA
- the LOC126563660 gene encoding retinaldehyde-binding protein 1-like, with protein sequence MARAQTFFPFVGQSGDDLSVRLEELAATELREDDKLREQSLKAMREWIRQNGRLRRCRTDDRFLLRFLRVKKFSVPKACEMLERYLTMRQTYPKWFAKLDPEDPDMVAVLDACCMLPIGRDPASGRIVIFGVVRNFDAQRYNSDAMIRLNMLVAESLLDEEPNQIAGFTHIFDNGGMSMAHVTCWTLDNLAGYLRSVINCIPVRLKENHFISVPTFAAQISKYCLSFASEKLRSRIHCHSTVDELRAKVSLELLPLEYGGKGPSLKVLNEQFREFLRLKRSTLLELDDMEIDMKDPREAAVHEDGEVVADGAVGSFRKLSID encoded by the exons ATGGCACGCGCTCAAACGTTCTTCCCGTTCGTGGGTCAATCCGGTGACGATTTATCCGTCCGGCTGGAGGAGCTAGCGGCCACGGAACTGCGTGAAGATGACAAGCTGAGGGAACAATCGCTGAAGGCAATGCGCGAGTGGATCCGGCAAAATGGACGACTTCGGCGGTGCCGTACGGATGATCGGTTTCTGTTGCGGTTTTTGCGTGTGAAGAAGTTTTCTGTGCCCAAGGCTTGTGAAATGCTGGAACGCTATCTAACGATGCGTCAGACGTATCCAAAGTGGTTCGCGAAGCTTGATCCCGAGGATCCGGACATGGTGGCGGTGCTAGATGCTTGCTGTATGCTACCGATCGGACGTGATCCCGCGAGTGGAAGAATTGTGATCTTCGGTGTGGTTCGGAACTTTGACGCACAGCGATACAACTCCGACGCTATGATCCGTTTGAATATGCTGGTGGCTGAATCGCTGCTGGACGAGGAACCGAACCAGATTGCCGGTTTTACGCACATATTCGACAATGGGGGCATGTCGATGGCACACGTCACTTGCTGGACGTTGGACAACCTTGCCGGATACCTGCGAAGCGTCATCAACTGTATACCGGTGCGACTGAAAGAGAACCACTTCATCAGTGTTCCTACGTTTGCAGCTCAGATTAGCAAATACTGCCTATCGTTTGCCAGCGAGAAGCTCCGTTCCCGAATCCAC TGTCACAGCACGGTGGACGAGCTGCGTGCGAAGGTGTCTCTCGAGCTGTTGCCACTAGAGTACGGTGGGAAGGGTCCGTCTCTTAAGGTTCTTAACGAACAGTTCCGAGAGTTTCTTCGTTTGAAGCGATCGACTCTGCTCGAGCTGGACGATATGGAGATCGATATGAAAGATCCTCGGGAAGCGGCAGTACACGAAGACGGTGAAGTTGTTGCGGATGGAGCTGTGGGCAGCTTCCGAAAGCTCTCGATCGATTAG